A genomic stretch from Gemmatimonadaceae bacterium includes:
- a CDS encoding DegT/DnrJ/EryC1/StrS family aminotransferase has protein sequence MTSPASTSMSVPFFRYPHLFAQQREEILSAMTAVMDRGAFILQSDLVEFETAIANFTGAKHALGVANGTDALIIALRAAGVGPGDEVIVPSHTYVASAASIHFAGATPVLVECGADHMMDPESVAAAVTSRTRAIMPVQLNGRTCDMDALQAIADRHGLLIIEDAAQAIGSKFKGRNAGTFGIAAAISLYPAKILGCFGDGGVLLTNDADMARKMSLLRDHGRDETGLVVTWGLNSRLDNLQAAVLNVKLPQLDAEIERRRQIARLYREGLQDIEDIVLPPGPDNDPDHFDVYQNYEIESGRRDDLRAQLEKGGIRTIIQWAGKPVHHFEGLGLTGFKLPFTDRLFTRCFLLPMNTSLSDDEVAYICERIRKFHAG, from the coding sequence ATGACTTCCCCCGCCTCGACGTCGATGTCCGTACCGTTCTTCCGGTATCCGCATCTCTTCGCCCAGCAACGCGAAGAGATTTTGAGCGCGATGACGGCAGTCATGGATCGTGGCGCGTTCATTCTTCAGAGCGACCTCGTCGAGTTCGAGACGGCGATCGCCAACTTTACCGGGGCAAAGCACGCTCTCGGTGTTGCCAATGGGACCGATGCGCTGATCATCGCTCTCCGGGCGGCTGGAGTCGGGCCCGGCGACGAGGTCATAGTCCCCTCGCACACCTACGTCGCCTCGGCGGCCTCGATCCACTTCGCCGGCGCAACGCCTGTTCTCGTGGAATGCGGCGCCGACCACATGATGGATCCGGAGTCGGTCGCGGCGGCCGTCACCTCTCGCACGCGCGCGATCATGCCTGTGCAGCTGAACGGCCGCACCTGCGACATGGACGCTCTTCAGGCGATCGCAGACCGGCACGGACTCCTCATCATCGAGGACGCGGCGCAGGCGATCGGATCGAAGTTCAAGGGCCGGAACGCCGGCACCTTTGGCATCGCGGCAGCGATCAGTCTCTATCCCGCAAAGATCCTCGGCTGCTTCGGCGACGGAGGCGTCCTTCTCACCAATGACGCCGACATGGCGCGGAAGATGTCGCTGCTGAGAGATCATGGCCGCGACGAGACCGGTCTTGTCGTCACATGGGGGCTCAACTCGCGGCTCGACAATCTCCAGGCGGCTGTACTGAACGTGAAGCTTCCGCAGCTCGACGCCGAGATCGAGCGCCGCCGGCAGATCGCGCGCCTGTACCGCGAAGGACTGCAGGATATCGAAGACATTGTGCTCCCGCCGGGACCGGACAACGATCCCGACCACTTCGATGTCTATCAGAACTACGAGATAGAGTCCGGCAGGCGCGACGACCTGCGCGCGCAGCTGGAGAAGGGCGGCATCCGCACCATCATCCAGTGGGCCGGCAAGCCGGTGCATCATTTCGAAGGGCTCGGCCTTACCGGCTTCAAGCTCCCCTTCACCGACCGTCTTTTCACCCGCTGCTTCCTGCTCCCGATGAACACCTCGCTCAGCGATGACGAGGTCGCATACATCTGCGAGCGAATCCGGAAATTCCATGCGGGCTAG
- a CDS encoding thiamine pyrophosphate-dependent dehydrogenase E1 component subunit alpha, with product MYRNASSLGNLADADRYHEPLSIDADDTTALLNGLQRMILIRVVEEKIGDMVSQGVVKCPCHLAIGQEAPAVGVAGYVRKGDRVFGAHRSHGHFLALGGSPHGLLAEVQGKDTGVSRGMGGSMHLIDIPNGLFGTVPIVGATIPIAVGAGIAAKMDGNGDMAVSFFGDGATEEGAFHESMNLAATMKVPVLFVCENNFFSSHLHINLRQPDTSVCRYAEAHRVGWARADGNDLAAVRAVTKEAVEAIRAGEGPRFLELVTYRWRGHVGHREDEDVGVKRKDDLAAWKLRDPISRLAVALESLGALDRQQLKRYWTDAHSVVEEAWAAATHDGYPPAKALLSRVYSGTMARKH from the coding sequence GTGTATCGGAACGCTTCATCCCTTGGCAATCTTGCGGATGCGGACCGTTATCACGAGCCGCTTTCCATTGACGCCGACGACACGACTGCGTTGCTGAACGGGCTTCAGCGGATGATTCTGATCCGCGTCGTCGAGGAAAAAATCGGCGACATGGTTTCGCAGGGCGTAGTGAAATGCCCCTGCCATCTGGCGATCGGACAGGAAGCGCCGGCCGTTGGCGTCGCCGGATACGTGCGCAAGGGCGACCGTGTGTTCGGTGCGCATCGCTCGCACGGCCACTTCCTTGCGCTCGGCGGCTCGCCACACGGGCTGCTCGCTGAAGTCCAGGGCAAGGACACCGGCGTGTCGCGCGGCATGGGTGGCTCGATGCACCTGATTGACATCCCCAACGGGCTCTTTGGAACCGTGCCGATCGTCGGCGCGACGATTCCGATCGCGGTAGGCGCGGGAATCGCGGCGAAGATGGACGGGAACGGCGACATGGCAGTCTCGTTCTTCGGTGACGGCGCGACGGAGGAAGGCGCATTCCACGAGTCCATGAACCTCGCGGCGACGATGAAAGTGCCGGTGCTGTTCGTGTGCGAGAACAACTTCTTCTCGAGCCACCTGCACATCAACCTGCGCCAGCCCGACACGTCCGTCTGCAGGTACGCCGAAGCCCACCGCGTGGGCTGGGCGCGCGCCGATGGAAACGATCTCGCCGCCGTGCGCGCGGTAACGAAGGAAGCGGTGGAAGCCATTCGCGCCGGCGAAGGTCCGCGGTTCCTCGAGCTCGTCACGTACCGCTGGAGAGGACACGTAGGGCACCGCGAGGACGAAGACGTGGGCGTGAAGCGCAAGGACGATCTTGCCGCATGGAAGCTGCGCGATCCCATCAGCCGCCTCGCCGTAGCACTCGAATCTCTCGGGGCCCTCGACCGCCAGCAGCTCAAGCGCTACTGGACCGATGCGCACTCGGTGGTCGAGGAGGCGTGGGCAGCGGCCACACACGACGGCTATCCGCCGGCGAAGGCACTTCTCAGCCGCGTTTACAGCGGGACCATGGCACGCAAGCATTGA
- a CDS encoding transketolase C-terminal domain-containing protein — translation MKQAPVTTGYGAAIRDGFEYLLANHPSVFTIGQGLWSPWYVGNSMTDLDSQFGRERVIDTPVSELGCTGAALGAALCGYRPVVIHPRVDFMLLAVDQIVSQAAKWRSMFGGQVCAPITVRAIINRGGEQGAQHSQSLQSWFAHIPGLRVVMPSTPTDARDLLIASVLSDDPVLYLDDRWLYGLEEELPPIEERNLALEGPRLTRTGQDLTLVGCSYSAHLCREAAARLSANGIECDVIDIRVLNPLDATLLIKSAKKTGRVLAVDGDWRSCGMAAEVIASIVEAVDPRVMRAAPRRVTLPDAPAPTSSPLERSYYPTVDYIVQRGLALVGAQQETFE, via the coding sequence TTGAAACAGGCACCAGTAACCACAGGGTACGGAGCCGCGATCCGCGACGGCTTCGAGTATCTCCTCGCAAATCATCCATCGGTGTTCACCATCGGCCAGGGGTTGTGGAGCCCCTGGTACGTCGGCAACTCGATGACGGACCTCGACAGCCAGTTCGGACGCGAGCGCGTGATTGACACGCCCGTCTCCGAGCTGGGATGCACGGGTGCGGCGCTGGGCGCGGCACTGTGTGGCTACCGTCCGGTGGTCATTCACCCGCGCGTGGACTTCATGCTGCTGGCGGTGGACCAGATCGTCTCGCAGGCGGCGAAGTGGCGCTCGATGTTCGGCGGCCAGGTGTGCGCGCCGATCACCGTGCGCGCGATCATCAACCGCGGCGGCGAGCAGGGCGCGCAGCATTCGCAGTCGCTGCAGTCGTGGTTCGCCCACATCCCCGGCCTGCGGGTGGTGATGCCTTCCACTCCCACTGACGCGCGCGATCTCCTCATCGCGAGCGTGCTTTCGGACGATCCCGTTCTCTACCTCGACGACCGCTGGCTGTACGGGCTCGAAGAGGAGCTGCCGCCGATCGAGGAGAGGAATCTCGCGCTCGAGGGTCCGCGCCTCACGCGCACGGGCCAGGATCTCACGCTCGTCGGCTGCAGCTACAGCGCGCATCTCTGCCGCGAGGCGGCGGCACGACTCAGCGCCAACGGCATCGAGTGCGACGTGATAGACATCCGCGTTCTGAATCCGCTCGACGCGACGCTGCTCATCAAGTCGGCGAAGAAGACCGGACGCGTGCTCGCCGTGGATGGCGACTGGAGAAGCTGCGGAATGGCGGCCGAGGTGATCGCGTCAATCGTGGAGGCGGTGGATCCGCGGGTGATGCGTGCCGCGCCGCGCCGGGTGACGCTGCCAGATGCCCCAGCGCCCACGAGTAGTCCGCTCGAGCGCAGTTATTATCCCACGGTGGATTACATCGTACAGCGCGGCCTCGCGCTCGTCGGAGCGCAGCAAGAAACTTTCGAATGA
- a CDS encoding sugar transferase: MKRLLDIVAAALGLLVLSPLLAILCFAIWLQDYHSPFYIASRIGRGERPFRMVKLRSMVIRADRTGVDSTAGDDPRITSLGRFIRRFKLDEIPQLWNVLGGSMSLVGPRPNVERETVLYTPDEKRLLSSRPGITDLASIVFADESEILQGSADPDLRYNQVIRPWKSRLGLLYVDAPPSVARDLRVIALTVRGALDRGAALRGVHHIAAAIGADPGLLEIITRRHPLPAGAPPGASEIVQSRAVVA, encoded by the coding sequence ATGAAGCGTCTGCTGGACATCGTCGCGGCGGCACTGGGGCTCCTCGTCCTGTCGCCGCTGCTGGCAATTCTTTGCTTCGCCATCTGGCTTCAGGACTATCACTCGCCGTTCTACATCGCGAGCCGGATCGGCCGCGGCGAGCGCCCGTTCCGCATGGTGAAGCTGCGCTCGATGGTGATCCGCGCAGATCGCACGGGAGTGGACTCCACCGCCGGCGACGACCCGCGCATCACTTCGCTCGGCAGATTCATCCGGCGATTCAAACTCGACGAGATTCCGCAGTTGTGGAACGTGCTCGGCGGAAGCATGTCGCTGGTGGGTCCGCGGCCGAACGTCGAGCGCGAGACGGTACTCTACACGCCCGACGAGAAGCGACTGTTGAGCTCGCGCCCGGGCATCACCGACCTCGCTTCGATCGTCTTCGCCGACGAGAGCGAGATCCTGCAGGGCAGCGCGGACCCGGACCTCAGGTACAATCAGGTCATCCGCCCCTGGAAGTCGCGCCTCGGGCTTCTGTACGTTGACGCGCCGCCGAGTGTCGCGCGGGACCTCCGGGTGATCGCGCTGACCGTGCGCGGCGCGCTCGACCGTGGCGCGGCGCTCCGTGGCGTGCACCATATCGCGGCCGCCATTGGAGCCGATCCCGGACTACTGGAGATCATCACACGCCGGCACCCGCTTCCGGCCGGTGCGCCGCCGGGCGCGAGCGAGATCGTTCAGAGCCGGGCCGTCGTCGCGTAA
- a CDS encoding class I SAM-dependent methyltransferase: MYSRYYEEHKADRNDLLGNPEVTFQTFAFDRANIRALRRMDLERESARILDVGCGTGAGLIQFLRLGFTQQQMSGVDISTERIEQARRALPLADLRCESGDAMSYGAGDFDIVFESTMFVLIPSDDMASRIAREMVRVTKPGGYLMLVDWRYSKPGSDVYKAMSKRRIAKLFDVGGATSVVAREKGALVPPLGRALSRYAPSLYFAVQALIPPAVGQMTTVLRKS; the protein is encoded by the coding sequence GTGTACAGCCGATACTATGAAGAGCACAAGGCGGACCGCAACGACCTCCTCGGCAATCCGGAAGTAACCTTCCAGACGTTCGCCTTCGACAGGGCGAACATACGCGCGCTGCGGCGGATGGATCTCGAACGCGAGTCGGCGCGCATACTCGACGTCGGCTGCGGAACCGGTGCCGGCCTCATCCAGTTCCTTCGACTCGGCTTCACGCAGCAGCAGATGTCGGGAGTGGACATCAGCACGGAGCGGATCGAGCAGGCGAGGCGAGCTCTTCCGCTCGCCGACCTGAGATGCGAGAGCGGCGACGCGATGAGCTACGGCGCCGGCGACTTCGACATCGTCTTCGAGTCAACGATGTTCGTTTTGATTCCGTCGGATGACATGGCCAGCCGCATCGCCCGCGAGATGGTGCGAGTGACGAAACCCGGCGGCTACCTGATGCTGGTGGACTGGCGCTACTCCAAACCCGGCAGCGACGTGTACAAGGCGATGTCGAAGAGGCGCATCGCCAAGCTGTTCGACGTCGGCGGCGCGACCAGCGTGGTGGCGAGAGAGAAGGGAGCGCTCGTCCCGCCACTCGGCCGTGCGCTGTCGCGGTATGCGCCGTCGCTGTACTTCGCGGTGCAGGCGCTGATCCCGCCGGCTGTCGGACAGATGACTACCGTGCTCCGGAAATCCTGA
- a CDS encoding DPP IV N-terminal domain-containing protein — protein MRRAYKAAGWILVAVTIGSCIESTGPSLRQMEPKILFVSNGDGNDEIYSMNSDGTNQTRLTTNGAQDTHPAWSPDGRFVLFQSNRSGNMDIEVMNPDGTGLRNLTNDPSTDENAAWSPDGLRVVFSSNRLGQFELFVMSNEGNNVTRLTDHFATDTYPTWSPDGRYIAFQANRNSVNDDIYVLVNHTNVVYRYTTAGGADQSPAWSPDGTRIAFTSFRDGNFEIYTMDFHDLPYEGTNQVNLTKNPASDGRPAWSSNGRQICFMSNRGGSNDIWIMNADGSNPTRLTTNAAADDFCSTK, from the coding sequence ATGAGACGTGCGTACAAAGCCGCCGGGTGGATCCTCGTCGCGGTCACCATTGGAAGCTGCATCGAGTCCACCGGCCCGTCGCTGCGGCAGATGGAGCCGAAGATTCTCTTCGTCTCCAATGGCGACGGGAACGACGAGATCTACTCGATGAATTCGGACGGAACGAATCAAACGCGTCTGACGACCAACGGCGCGCAGGACACGCATCCGGCCTGGTCTCCCGACGGACGCTTCGTTCTGTTCCAGTCCAATCGCAGCGGGAATATGGACATCGAGGTTATGAACCCGGATGGGACCGGGCTGAGGAATCTGACGAACGATCCGTCCACAGACGAAAACGCGGCGTGGTCTCCTGACGGATTGAGGGTCGTGTTCTCGAGCAACCGGCTGGGGCAGTTCGAGCTGTTTGTGATGAGCAACGAAGGCAACAACGTGACTCGGCTCACCGACCATTTCGCGACCGACACGTATCCCACGTGGTCACCCGACGGGCGATATATCGCTTTTCAGGCCAACCGGAACTCGGTGAACGACGACATCTACGTCCTGGTGAACCACACCAACGTGGTGTATCGCTACACCACCGCGGGCGGTGCCGACCAGTCGCCCGCGTGGTCGCCCGACGGAACCAGGATCGCGTTCACGAGCTTCCGCGACGGCAACTTCGAGATCTACACGATGGACTTCCACGATCTGCCGTACGAGGGCACCAACCAGGTGAACCTCACGAAAAATCCCGCGTCCGACGGTCGTCCCGCGTGGAGCTCCAACGGGCGCCAGATCTGCTTCATGAGCAACCGCGGCGGCAGCAACGACATCTGGATCATGAATGCGGACGGAAGCAATCCAACGCGGCTCACGACGAACGCGGCTGCGGACGACTTTTGCTCCACCAAGTGA